One segment of Triticum aestivum cultivar Chinese Spring chromosome 2A, IWGSC CS RefSeq v2.1, whole genome shotgun sequence DNA contains the following:
- the LOC123188195 gene encoding ribosome-recycling factor, chloroplastic: MALHAVSPAAAASPPCALSSARLPQRPGCGCLSNRSSLLSSSTNFMKFHSGAVGFFGVPLVLQHSDKRAVLRHATNEEIEEEKMIVEEQAKEKMEKAIETVQSNFNTVRTGRANPSMLDRIEVEYYGTPVNLKTIAQINTPDATSLLIQPYDKSCLKLIEKAIVAANIGVTPSNDGEVIRVTVPPLTSDRRKEMTKTVAKLSEEGKVAIRNIRRDAIKAYDKLEKEKKLSEDNVKDLSADLQKITDEYMKKVEAIQKQKEQELSKV; this comes from the exons GTTGTGGTTGTCTCTCAAACCGTTCATCCCTGTTAAGTTCGTCCACAAACTTCATGAAATTTCATTCTGGAGCAGTGGGTTTCTTTGGTGTGCCTTTGGTTCTTCAACACTCGGACAAGAG AGCAGTTTTGAGGCATGCCACTAATGAAGAAATTGAGGAAGAAAAGATGATCGTTGAAGAACAAGCT aaagaaaagatggagaaggcCATTGAAACAGTTCAATCGAACTTCAATACCGTCAGGACTGGGCGGGCAAACCCGTCTATGCTCGACAGGATTGAG GTTGAGTACTATGGAACTCCTGTAAACTTGAAGACTATTGCACAGATAAATACCCCAGATGCGACTTCTCTTCTTATCCAACCATATGACAAGTCTTG CCTCAAGCTCATTGAGAAAGCTATAGTTGCTGCAAATATTGGGGTAACACCAAGCAATGATGGAGAAGTGATACGAGTCACTGTCCCACCATTGACATCTGACCGCAGAAAG GAAATGACAAAAACCGTAGCCAAGTTATCTGAAGAAGGCAAG GTTGCTATCAGAAACATAAGACGAGATGCAATCAAAGCCTACGATAAGCTAGAGAAG GAAAAGAAACTTTCTGAAGATAATGTGAAGGATTTATCAGCCGATCTACAA AAAATCACAGACGAGTACATGAAAAAGGTTGAAGCCATCCAAAAGCAGAAGGAACAG GAGCTGAGCAAGGTTTAG